The Candidatus Wallbacteria bacterium genome includes the window ACCGTAGGGGCATCCTTCACGGATGCCCGTGAAACCTTGCATTTAACAGTGGATGATATAAAATATCTTTAAAGGAAATAGATTATGGAAAAGCGATTTCAGTTCCAGGAGATAGTCAGCCGTCTCAGCCAGTATTGGGCGGACCGCGGATGTCTGATCCTGCCGCCATTTGACCACGAAATTGGGGCCGGCACTTTCGCTCCTGCCACATTTCTCCGATCCCTGGGCAAAAAAGAATGGCGGGCTGCTTACATCCAGCCATGCAGAAGGCCCACAGACGGCCGTTATGGGGAAAATCCCAACAGACTTCAGCATTATTACCAGTTCCAGGTGATCCTGAAGCCTGCTCCTTCCGACGTGCAGGACCAGTATCTGAAAAGCCTGGAATATATAGGGCTGGACCTCAAGAAGCACGATGTCAGATTCGTGGAGGACGATTGGGAAAGCCCGACCCTGGGCGCCTGGGGCCTGGGGTGGGAAGTCTGGCTGGACGGGATGGAGATCACCCAGTTCACCTATTTCCAGCAGGTGGGCTCGATCGAGGTCGAACTCTGCCCGGCAGAACTCACTTACGGCCTGGAACGGATCGCCATGTATCTGCAGAAGGCGAGCAGCATCTTTGACCTTTACTGGAATGACACGGTTAAATACAGGGACATTTTTTTCCAGTCAGAGGTCGAGAACAGCTTCTACAATTTCCAGTACGCTAATCTGGAAAAGCTCAAGGAATGTTTCGATTTTTTTGAACTCGAGGCCGGAGCGCTTCTTTCTAAAGAAATGGTCTATCCGGCGTTTTCATATACTCTGAAATGCTCACATGCCTTCAATCTTCTGGACGCCCGCGGCGCCATCTCCGTCAATGAGCGGG containing:
- a CDS encoding glycine--tRNA ligase subunit alpha, which codes for MEKRFQFQEIVSRLSQYWADRGCLILPPFDHEIGAGTFAPATFLRSLGKKEWRAAYIQPCRRPTDGRYGENPNRLQHYYQFQVILKPAPSDVQDQYLKSLEYIGLDLKKHDVRFVEDDWESPTLGAWGLGWEVWLDGMEITQFTYFQQVGSIEVELCPAELTYGLERIAMYLQKASSIFDLYWNDTVKYRDIFFQSEVENSFYNFQYANLEKLKECFDFFELEAGALLSKEMVYPAFSYTLKCSHAFNLLDARGAISVNERANYIGRVRALARGCAETYLKKSEN